In Salarias fasciatus chromosome 13, fSalaFa1.1, whole genome shotgun sequence, the sequence TCAGACTCAGGATTTTCCCCTTCCAAAATAATGTTCCTGCTGTCATTGCATTGTTATGAACGCCGGAGTGAAGTCCATCATGACACGTGGCACCACAACAAAGTGTACGACAGTGAATCCCGTTATCATCACAGAGTAATATCATGTCCCAAGTCCAATTCGGCCAAGGGTGACGATGAGACAGGCCATAAAAACGCGGATCGCTCTTGCACGGGCCTCCGGGGGGCTGAATGACACATCAGACACTGGTAGGTAGGTGCCATCTGCTAATGAGAAAACCACCTGTGGCTTTATGAGTCACTGATGAGCGTGTCAGGCCCGTACAGTCCCGGAGGACCGGCACACAAATTGCCTCACCTTTCAGTTCAGCTGATGCGTTGTAGACACATCAGAAATGATAGCTGGGAAAGCACACAGGGGACCCGCTGTCAACAGGGAGCAATTAGTGAGCAGCACAGCGTTTAGCCCATCTcctcaaacaacaacaacgtgaACAACAAGGGGTTGTGGATCTAGGAAGAGTAGCTTAACACTGCAATGACATTTCAGCAGTAAATAAATAACCttctgacggtgttttcataaAGCTAATAACATTGGTTACACTGGAAAATATAGTTAGCAACTTTCAAATGAATTACTTCAAGTAAAGAGACCAATGAATCGATGTTGTGGTTTGCTGAGCTCACAAAACgcatgtttgtctttggtgtAAACTTGAAGTGAGTCAAACGAGTCATCTCCAATTCAAAGCACCACAAGGAAGCTCGATGTTTCTCTGCTGGTGTGGAGGCTGCTATGTTGTTCTTTTTAGCAACATTAGTTCTCACAGTACACAGAGCCTTGGCTGTTCCTGTCTGGATTTCTTTGACCTGCATGAGGATCCAATTAGTGCATCTTGTTGATTACCCCAAAAAATTCCAAGGcgccagtaaaaaaaaagaacactcaTTTGCCAACAAGCAATAGAAAGAACAAATAATTGCTTCATAATTAGCTGGTGGTGGTTCATCCTCATTAACGTCCTCggcaattattttttttagcttcaCAGACTGCGCAACCTTGCAAATGTGACTTCCAGACTCTTGCAAAGTTTCCAGTCGTTTTTGTCTCCATTGCATTATCTAAATGGCGTACACTCGTTCATTCTTAATCCCCGGAGCACAAACCAAGCTTGGAGCAGGCTTTGCAACTGGAGCCAGGCCAACAATCGGGAAGGCTGAGAAAGTTTTCATTGTTGTTATTATCAAGTACAGACATGCCATAAAGCCTATTTCATATAGGCGGGAAATAATATACGAATATGATTTCTGCCAAGTGTCTCTCCAAACAAAAATTTCAAAGTCATTAgattgggggaaaaaagatggaaaaaagttCTTTAATCAACTACAAAGGCAGCTTGACAAATGAGTAAATCAGAAGCTTTCAAGGTAGAAAGTAAGAATTAAAATCAACAGTTCTGAACTACTGGCTTCTCTTCAGCTGTGACATCAACAGAAATGGGACAAAGTTAGAATAAACTGGAGTGGatttagaaagaaaacactgtatcattaaaactATTGAAATTTCAATTAGCTGtgtaacaaataaaatcaaacatattGAAGACATTATCTTATATGGGCATTAGTGTTTCTCTCACTAGTACACTTAACATGACCTGTTTTAATTCCATCACAAAATTTCATTCTGGTTCACTACAGGCTAAAGACACACCCTCTGACCTTAAAAGAGTTGGTCTTCACTTTGAAAATGGGACAAATTAGGCAGAAATTGGGTCTGCAGCAATTTGTCTGCATGGGTGTTGAGTTTACAGCCAATATATCGTCATGCTTGTTTTAGGTTTAGTCGCGTGAGCCTCCTCCATCAAGGCACTTGAAGTGGAATGCAGGGAAAAGTCAGACAGTTACTCAAAAACAAGCCAGAACAGGGAGACACCAAGCTCAGGTGGGAGCAGACAACAGTATAAAACAGACAAGAAACTGGTTTTCGCAGGGGTAGCTTATACTACTCAAAATTCGTCACGCAAACTGTCTGATTTCAACTGTCTCCATGACACAAATGTCATGCACCTACATGACTTGGTCTAACATTTGGTCCATTTAGATTGAAATCAGTAGGAGTTTTCATGAAACTGGATCTCATGTTTGAACTTAAACTCATATGGAATACACAAAATAGGCTACATCAAAGCAGTACTAGCCCAGATCATCACAAGCTGTTGTAGGCCACAGGAAACTGGGGCGTCATGTGAGTTGCGGTAAAACTTCATGTGTTTCTAATTATGGCGAAAAACTGCACTGAAGTCACTGCTTATTGTTCCTCTAGAGGAAACAATGCAAGGATCAACAGGGATTGATACAAGATCAAAGCTGCTGTGGAGTATTAGAAAGACAGATATTATTGCACTGCTGTTTGCACTGGACTGAATTAGGAAAGCATGATATTGGACTTATTTCCCCCCAAACTCCCTTTGGCCCACGCTGATATATTCACACATGTTTTACAGCTAATAAGAGTGCTCTgcaagacttgttttttttctcattcccTTCTACTGTCTGCTTTTATAAGGTACTTTTAAAACCTTTACCAGCCCTCCACCAAATAAAACACTAGTCAACTTAGGTTGTGGAAACAGTCAATATTCACCACTAATTCAAACTTGAACCATTATTTTATGGCCCACCAGTTAGTgaaaaatttcattttcatctcatgTAGAACAATACTATATAAGAAGTCCAAACTCTGTACATCTTTATATTGTAcaggaaaacatgcatgcaTCTTAAAGAACTaaatctttattattattattattatctaaaCAAGAGCCAACTAGAGgtttgtgggggtttttttggcTGAAGGAATTTTATTGCAGTTTCCCAGAGTTCAGCAGTAGAGAAGTGATTAGTCGATGGTTAAGGTTTATAGATGCAACCATCAAATCAATTTGCCCTGAGGTTTTCACACTGGACAGAGACAATCAGCAAACCCAGAGTGGCTTTACAGGGGAAGACGAGACAAAGAATCCGAAGCATCTTGGACGTGTTTCCTCAATACTTGGAATTTGTCCTTCCTTATCCTCTTTTACATCAAGATCAAAAATGGCCAGAGTCAAAGGAAAATGGGTTAAACTACTAAAAAGGATTTGAATATATGATGAATATTGTTTTACGTATGAAATTGAATTGATTAGTCATAATTCATGAAAATGTCCCCATGCAGTAATTTGCAGTCAGAGGAAGTTGCTGAGCTCAGGTATGGCTGGTGAATGCGCTGGTTGTCAGCTGAGACAGTTTTCCATGGCCGAATCGTAGCTGTGCctacagaacagctcattgttTCCACTAAAGGACACAACAGGCTGCTGTGCCTTGCTTGCTTGTCAAATGCACCCGTTTGCccgctgagagtctgacatgctTTACTTTGGCAATAAGGCTTTCACTGCAGCGGGCCTGGATACAGTGACAACAATGAACCCCATTTAACATTTTGCCCTCTTGACACTGGCTGCAGTCATACTGTTTATGGTTATAAAGAGCTGCTTTCACACAGATATCTCACTGTTTGTTTCCATCAATGTCTTCTTTGGCTGAACAGTTTTCTTTGTGGTCGAAGTAGAAGAtgacagattacacatattggCACAAGTGCAACAATTCTATCAAATAATATCAAAGATTGTTTCAAGAATTATTAATTTCAAATCATATGCTTAAATGTGTAGTTCTGTTATTGATTTGACTCAATTTAAATTTTGATCTGTtgaaagacacaaaacaggGCCATGTAGGCTGCATCTGAGGCTTCGggaaacttttaaaatgtttttttgtttacaattcCTGACCATTTAAAGGCCAAACTACAGTTCAATTATTGGGGAAAAATTGGGAAGAACGGGGCACTATGATTCCGTTTTTACATGTGATGTTTCAACTGCAAAATATTATTTCCCAATCCTCTGGAAGGAGGACTGAGAAATGCCAAATCACGAGTCATTCAAATGCTTATATATTAGGAAATAACTGCTTCAGTCTGTCTCATACTAAGATCATTCATCTGATTCACACTGCTAGCTCACTTGTGGTGGCAGCAACATTTCTTCCCATTAAAAGGTTATTAGTGCCGTTTGCCAATGAAGTAATCTCTGAGTCTGACAGATTGCGGTCCTCCTCTCAAGCACCTATTACAACTACAATCCAAACAAAATACGGGATAGTTTTATACTATAGCAGTTAGTACTGTCAGCTCACAGAAGGAAAATCCATGTTACAtttctgggcctgggcctgcgAGATGTTTGCCTGTTCCCAATGAGCAATGATGAGTTTTCTCAAGGTAATCTGCCTTTCACTCATAATCTGAATGCCCAACTTGAATAAAGTTGGATCGATGAATCCGTGAATTATCATAGCTTGAAATTGTATCCCAAAGTAATTTTATAAAGTGTTCCTTTTACTTGACCAATACATGTTCAAATCAAAAAGACCTGAACAAGTCCAAAAATGTACCGTTTTGTTCAGGATACTGGACTTGATAGCTTTAACTGCATTGAGGCTTGTGTGGCTGACCTGTTTCCTTACTGTCACAGTGCTTCAGACCAAAATAGATTGAATACTTCCTCATATTTTAGCCACatgatttcttttgtttggaACTAGACGAATCTTGATTAGTTCCACAAGTGAGAATTTGCTGGTCATTTTAACAGTGCACGCGGTGGACCATCCTTTTGATCACCCTCCTTCTTAGTCATGGCAGCAGGGGTTGGTAGCGGCTCTATTAATAAGGCTGGGACACGTGTTTAAACACATCTGTAATGAAGTCTGTTCTTGAGTAGCAGGGACGTGTCCATGAGTGTTCGTGGGAAGAAGTGGGGCTACCTCAGGTCATGCGCACCGCCCCTGACCGTCAGAGACACAAAACTGAGCCAAATCGGAGCTCTGCCAAGAAGCGAAACGAAACAAAGGTTCATGCGTGTTTTCACTACTCGGCGGCTCGTGTTTACAGAAGAGGCCGAGCAGCGAGGCATGTCTCCACCGGATTCACGTTGGTGGGAACACCTGGGAATTTAGCCTTACATTCAAAAATCACGGTTGACACGAGTAGCGTAAGcgtgatgaaaaagaaataataataataaaataaaatataaaacaccGGCTGACATTCCCACGGAGGCCCTGACAGCCGCTTTATGCTGTGTGGCTTAAGAGCTTATAGACTGACCACCTAAAAATAGATAAGCAAGCTGGcgtcttcagtgtttcagctaGCTAACATGCTAGCtaaaagaaaacagtccagCCTCTTGTTTGCAGAGCGGGGATTGGGGAGAAAACTGTTACAACTGCTACGTGTTGGCTGCCCGACGATGTTCATCGTTATCATTTTACGTGCGCGATTTAACGTGAACACACGACGGACCGAGGGCAGCGTCTCCGTCCATCCCCGGGATTAAAGATAACGGGAGTCGTTTGGTCGacagctgatttaaaaaaaaagaaatggattcAACACAAGGCCAGCACTGGCTGACGCTACCCGAGCCCTGTAATGCAATGTGGAGAAGAGGCGGCAGAGCTGTAGGAGAAAGCAGATTGGCGTGTGATCCAACACCTGGCTGTTTATCTCTAGAAGTTTGTAGATCACCCATTAACTAAGCAGGCAGCTACCTCCGGTTAACCAACCAACGCCACTCTCTGAGCTCGGAGGGGGCTCAGTCGATTGCTGAGTCCGCCGTTCACAAAAGGGTggcaaatatatatatatgaagggTACTCACCTGGTCGTGAAAATGTTGAGGGCATTAAATTGTGCTGGTTATCGCCGCAATGTGGTGTGCAAGCCTCCTCTGTACGTCCGGTGTTTTCATGGAGTAGGCGGTTTGTGACTGGAGAACCGGGGAGTTCCCTCCACTCCGTcaccgtgctgcgttcaggtgcaataaaaaaatctgaaaaatggATTCGCTCACCAATTCCGTCACGAATACATATAGAGTCGCGCAAAAGTGGGGCAAAAAATAACATATAAAAGTCATCTAATGCTATAAATAAATACTTATTCACAAGATGCAACATGTAGTAGTGCTAATTTATTTAGTGAGGGATAAGTTAAGATGTCATAGCCTGACGTCTGAGTCAAGAAAGAGTCTTTGAATGCAGCACCAATGACAACTCCTGTGGTGAAAATGCAGCGTTGGAAGAAATCGGAGCAGGCCCACTCTCTCATCTGAGGCCATCTATTGGTGAAGGACTGACCACAAGACACAgctcaaacactcacacaggtCATgctctgaaaaagaaacaactttcaacaaatcaataaaacttttatttttactttttaggACATTAAACATGTGCTTGTTGGTGTATATTTTGCTgtgaggtttcaaaaaagaattCAAGAGAGTGAATGATAATATTTAAACAAATCCTTCTAAtacaaagtatttattttttcatagcCATTTCTTTTCACGGTTCTTGAAGAATGAATAGACATTACCTATCTTTGGTTATAGTTCAAGACATAGAAAttacaaacaccaacaaatattgctgattttaaatgaatatgacaaaagtgcaaaaaaaaaaaaaaaaaatctgaagaacATAACAGTACCATATGGAATCACATTCCATTTCTCTAACTATCAGTCTGGACTGTAATTATAACAATTACTCtgtattttacagttttttttaaagctaacGGTGAGTTACAACACAATTTAACTCccagaacagaaacacattatATAGCATATTAGTGCTCACTGTGCGTGATTCAAAAATAAACGTCCTCTTAAATTATATTTGCCTTCTCACAACTGCTGAATACAGACAGGAAGATGTTTCTTTTCTGAATCCAAAATaatgtttgtaacatttttaaatccgCAATGTCTGAATATTTTAAAGTGCAGAACCGTATGAATCATGGATTTGTAGAATCAGAACATTTATTAATGTTAAAGCACTTTTGCTTACTTTGATTATTGACTCTACATtgcttttcttcacatttcccATAATCTCAGCAGTGTAAGACGTATAAGTGAAAAATAGAGCTTTTAAATGTAACGTTTTCAGTAAGAGTGCACAGTTGTGTAAGATAGATTACACTTCAAGAGTTTGGAAAATATATTTCTCCTTATTTGACATCTTTACACATGTGGAAACTGTTAAGCAGTTGATGCTTTGctttttatattaatttattGTTTGGAATAgattgctgtaaaaaaaaaaaggaaagaaaaaaaacatgtaaaagttTGTAcactttaataataaaaaagttaGAACAGACTGAATTCCTGTAAAAACGGATCATAGATCCCCCAATAAATGCAGGGAAACACTTATTTTGAAGTGACAGATTAACCTTTGTGATTATAATTTCAAGAAAAACCACCCTTGAAATTTCCGTGTATTATCGTGCTCATTCTCTAAAACATGTTACATCTGTGACCATTTATAAACTCATTTTCTCTGATGAGACGAGGTGATTGCATTATCTTGAATACCCAGTGAATACCTCCCCTTCTGTGTAGTCTGAGAGAGCATTCACTCGTTCGGTAAACAGCCTTAACTGACATACGCCTCTTTCATGCATCGACAATAAATTTATCTTTTAAGATGTAATATGCTTTATGCTTGATTTGTGTCAGCCTCTTTGCTTGTATGAGGCATGACTGTGTCATCAGAAATTCTCTGTAACGAATGAGAAACACAGAACTTGTTGTGAAACTGTTCACAGCTGAGCCTTGGGTTTGACTTTCTCTGATAATCTCCATGTTGTTCTCAATTTTGACCTTTctgaatcaaaataaattcaactaTGTCATTGTAGGCTCCCTTCAACATTTCCTATAACTTTCAGACCATAAATATCAGACTTTGCTGAAGAGAAAATGACTTGTAAAGAATGGTAAGCAGTAGAAACAAATGACGAACTGGCGAAACAACCAGATAACACAAAAATAATGGTAAGTGAAAAAGCTAATCATTGACTCATCCCTGTCATCTCAAGTGTGCTGACATCTAGTCCTGTTTGATATGTCATATATTGTAGGTTTCCACTTGTGGGTTGTGGAAAATGCAACTAACAAGCAAGGAGGGTAACAGTAAGAGTAACCTCAATGACACGAAAATAATGTCTACTAAACTGAGAAGTGAATGACCTGTGCAAGGCCTATAGAGTTGCACAACATCGATTTGCATGCAGTTGTGGTGTCAGTGGATAAGGCTTTGCATACAGATGCTACCTGATGATAAATCATGCCCGACTGTGCAGAGTTCTTGTCAATGTTTCAATGAGCCACGCCGAAGTGGAGAAAGCTGGAGCTGTTTCCAATGTGTTTGAATACATACGCGGGTTTAGGCAAAACACAGTAGTGTTGTGGTCAGAGCGACTGAAACGGTTGCATAGCAACACCATCCCGCGACGGAGTAacttcagagagaaaacaacatatCAAAAGGTCCTTGCCCACAcattttgttcagtgtgtgtgtttcattacaCAAAGCATGTTTGCTTTACAACAGATAAACTGAACTGGACTCTGCTCACTCACACAGATGTTTTTGACATTCTCACTTGCCGCTTTCAAGATCGTTCAGGGTTGCATCATGCTTAACGTTCCTGTTTTTCGTTTGTTTATCTACTCATGTTGTTTAGTTAGTTATGTTGCACTTGAGAGAGACTTTAATATACCAGCAATTGCCAAGTACTTCAACACAAAAGGGAGATATGAAGAAGTGAATCCTTACCTGAGAGAGGACATATTTGCAGTAAACACATCCAGTGTGTTGTCTCCATCTGATCAGTGTGAAGCACGCTATCTGACCGCCATCGTGAGGCATGGCACAAGGTACCCGACGACCAGAGACATCCAGGAGATGCAGAAGCTTTACGGCATCATCCTACACAACGCCACAGGTGAGGAGAGCTGGCTGCAGGAGATCCAGACCCAGTGGAGGATGTGGTACTCGGAGGACATGGACGGCCGGCTGGTTCAGAAAGGAGTGGACGACCTGAAACATCTGGCAGTCCGGCTGTCAAAGACGTTCCCCGGACTGGTTTCCGAGGAGAAGCTCCGAGGGGGTTTCATCGAGTTCATCACCAGCTCAAAGCACAGATGTGTCAACAGCACGCTGGCCTTCAAAGCGGGGCTGACGGGGCTGTGGGGCATTAAAGGTGAGACGATGAGAAAGACAGCTGAAGTTTATTCATTCCATTGACAATTCCTGTGaaactttctgtttttatccACCCAGATATGGATTTTGCCCTTGAAGTGAATGACAGTCTCATGAGGTTTTTTGCCGAGTGCCCCAGGCTGGTGCAGGACGTTGACAAGAGCCCTTCAGCTGTGCAAGAAGTGAACAAGTTCAAGGAAGGGCCAGAGATGAGGAAGGTCCAGCAGAAGATTGCAGATCGTCTTGGTGTCTCGAATAACCTCATCACATACAGTGAGCCAtattagagagaaaaaaaacacacctctcaGTGTGTTCTGTTCTCACTATTTTACAAAAACCTTCCCACTTCTCTGACTTGAAATGCTTAGCTATTATTCCTTTTCTTATTTAGAAATATTCAAGCTTGAGCATCATGTTGTTATTAACAGTTATGCAAGAAATACCTTCATATTTCTGATTTTATGCACTAATGTCTGATCAGCAGTTTTGTTTACAGTAAGAAATGATGTGGTTACTGGAAACGCTGTGCACTATCAAAGTGGTTTCTATTGTATTTATGAAGGTTCTGTAAGATTTACCGTCTGCGAGGTCGGTCAGATTGACCCCTTTAGTATTTCTGTTGCAGATAAGGCTGAAGCTGCATTTTACTTCTGTGCATATGAGTTTGCAATCAAGGCGGTGAACTCCCCCTGGTGTCAGCTCTTTGATGAGGACGACGCTAAGGTGAGCGTGTCACTCGTGAGATGCATGTGCATTTAGATTTTTCCTTTAATCAGAACAGATCTCATGGCTAGGATGCATGAGATGCTTTCATGGGCGCCTGTTTATAAAAAGTGCAGCTGCAGTAACTTTCACCAAGAACAACTTAATTCCATTCAAGGGGAATGGCGCATAGCTGTATTAAAGGTTTTCATCCTAGCCATGCTTTTctcctaaaaaaagaaaataatgctACTCCTATCTCATGGAAGAGaatgttgttttgcatttatgtGAACTTGACCACTATTGATCACagaaatgtaacaaaaaaaacctaaatttGTGACAAATGCTGAATATCAATGACAAACTGGATGATGTAAaatttttgcatttaatttGAAGGTCAAGTTTCCTTCAGGATTATAACAATGCGGTACTTAATCACACTGCAAATGTACTTCAGCTGATCTGACGAGCACTTTCTGCCAACCAGTGGCGTGTTTGGGTCAACTCGGGGCATAGGAAAGTACAGAAACTGTGCCAACTATTGAATTGAATCCACAaacagaacaaagtaaataATCCACCCAAATGTAGCTCAAGGGTATTATGTTGCATGTTTCTAAGGAAGGAAGAGAAGCACAGCATGTATCAGCACTAACTGCTTTGCGTTTTCACACCACTCATTATTTGAAAAACCCCTCAGGCATTATTCACATaaaaaggggatttttttttttccttgcagtAGAAGCGGACCTCAAACTCTGGTGTAGTTTAAAAACTTGTCTTGCATAATGGAAAACTAAAAGATTGCTATCTTGGGGCATGCATGCTTTAATTGTACAGGGTAGCTCTGAATTATCTGGTTCAACAGGTAATGGAGTATGCCAGCGACCTCAGGGAATTCTGGAAAAGAGGCCACGGCCACGATATTAACAGTAAAGCCAGCTGTGGCCTCTTTCAGCATGTATTTAGCCAACTGGATCAGGCAGCCATGACGAACAGGTAAGCGATCACTGAATAATGTGCATCCAAATAATAAGAGATCAAAAGTCATGAGGAATATAGTTAATTTATTAGAGTCATTTAATTCAATCTTGGTTGTTAATATACCTTCAAAGATGAACTGTATAGGGTTGGTGTTGGCAATAAGCACAATTTATCAAGAGGGGGTCACAAATAAA encodes:
- the LOC115399357 gene encoding multiple inositol polyphosphate phosphatase 1-like, yielding MLNVPVFRLFIYSCCLVSYVALERDFNIPAIAKYFNTKGRYEEVNPYLREDIFAVNTSSVLSPSDQCEARYLTAIVRHGTRYPTTRDIQEMQKLYGIILHNATGEESWLQEIQTQWRMWYSEDMDGRLVQKGVDDLKHLAVRLSKTFPGLVSEEKLRGGFIEFITSSKHRCVNSTLAFKAGLTGLWGIKDMDFALEVNDSLMRFFAECPRLVQDVDKSPSAVQEVNKFKEGPEMRKVQQKIADRLGVSNNLITYNKAEAAFYFCAYEFAIKAVNSPWCQLFDEDDAKVMEYASDLREFWKRGHGHDINSKASCGLFQHVFSQLDQAAMTNRQADASTPLAATVQVGHADTLLPLLTLLGFFKDREPLTSANYAQHSRRSFRTSHMMPYAANLLFVLYDCGIGDPKLQLLLNEKPVTFPGLTQQRASMPRYQDVKDHYNSLLQDCDFTAECQLKAPTDA